The Candidatus Aramenus sp. CH1 genome includes a region encoding these proteins:
- a CDS encoding 30S ribosomal protein S3: protein MVNVKKYFLQKSMVRVMVDEYLAKQFYNAEYAGTDIIKTPIGTRVIIYAGRPAMIIGKGGRTIKQLALVLEKYFNLENPQITITNVENPELNARVMAFRLAVALEKGYHFRRAAFITIRRIMNAGALGAEVIVSGKITSERAKYEKLKEGTVYKAGNSLEQIVDRAIAIASLKMGIYGVEVVIAKPMRPVDKITFREAPKAPEGGVTITNVRFIEESGNVKQEGDQNASQAQ from the coding sequence ATGGTGAACGTAAAGAAGTATTTCCTCCAAAAGTCCATGGTAAGAGTGATGGTAGACGAATACTTGGCAAAGCAGTTCTACAACGCAGAGTATGCGGGAACCGATATTATAAAGACCCCAATAGGAACCAGGGTCATAATATACGCCGGAAGGCCAGCCATGATAATAGGTAAGGGAGGAAGGACCATAAAGCAGTTAGCACTTGTTTTGGAGAAGTACTTTAACCTAGAAAATCCGCAGATAACTATAACTAATGTTGAAAACCCTGAGCTTAACGCGAGAGTAATGGCATTTAGGTTAGCCGTTGCTTTGGAGAAAGGTTACCACTTCAGGAGGGCAGCGTTTATCACGATAAGGAGAATTATGAATGCTGGCGCTTTAGGAGCTGAAGTGATAGTTAGCGGTAAGATAACTTCTGAAAGGGCTAAATACGAAAAGCTAAAGGAAGGCACAGTGTATAAGGCTGGAAATAGTCTAGAGCAAATAGTAGATCGCGCAATTGCTATTGCCTCGCTCAAGATGGGTATCTATGGGGTGGAGGTTGTCATAGCCAAGCCAATGAGGCCAGTAGATAAGATAACCTTCAGAGAGGCTCCAAAGGCCCCTGAGGGTGGAGTCACGATAACGAATGTCAGATTTATAGAGGAGTCCGGGAACGTTAAACAGGAGGGTGACCAGAATGCCTCACAAGCGCAATGA
- the rpmC gene encoding 50S ribosomal protein L29, whose protein sequence is MPHKRNEFLKNIRNLDVAELQKRLQDIEMDLVKLRAESRVGTIKDTAAIRNTRKNIARILTVLSEKRKASNAQKSSQK, encoded by the coding sequence ATGCCTCACAAGCGCAATGAGTTCTTAAAGAACATCAGAAACCTTGATGTAGCTGAACTACAGAAGCGGCTCCAAGATATTGAGATGGACCTTGTCAAACTAAGGGCTGAGTCTAGGGTTGGGACAATCAAGGACACTGCTGCAATAAGAAATACAAGAAAAAATATAGCAAGAATTTTAACAGTTCTTTCGGAAAAAAGGAAGGCGTCAAATGCACAAAAATCTTCCCAAAAATAA
- a CDS encoding ribonuclease P protein subunit: MHKNLPKNKADFIGFSLKIIGNSDSNLIGLKGQVVFETKNTFLVYVGGRVKRIIKANGFYELDFKRSHITICGYKLVDRPAKRVSRG; encoded by the coding sequence ATGCACAAAAATCTTCCCAAAAATAAAGCAGATTTTATAGGATTTTCGCTTAAGATTATAGGCAATTCGGATTCTAACTTGATAGGTCTCAAGGGCCAAGTTGTATTCGAAACAAAGAACACTTTCCTCGTTTACGTGGGTGGAAGAGTTAAGAGGATAATAAAGGCCAACGGTTTTTATGAGTTAGATTTTAAAAGATCTCATATTACTATTTGTGGTTACAAGTTGGTAGATAGACCAGCCAAGAGGGTAAGTAGAGGGTGA
- a CDS encoding 30S ribosomal protein S17: protein MSQVKSVGIPGVNPPSTTCDDKNCPYHGSLRVRGAIFEGVLLKLRANKTGVLVRDYVIYNSKYKRYERRKSKIHVHVPPCVNVKEGDKVIIGECRPIAKSVAFVVLGKVGE, encoded by the coding sequence ATGAGTCAAGTGAAAAGTGTAGGAATTCCTGGTGTTAATCCACCTTCAACTACATGTGACGATAAGAATTGCCCATATCATGGCTCCTTGAGAGTTAGGGGTGCGATTTTTGAAGGGGTGCTGTTGAAGCTTAGGGCAAATAAAACTGGCGTATTAGTGAGGGATTACGTAATATACAACTCCAAGTATAAGAGGTATGAAAGGAGAAAGAGCAAGATCCACGTACATGTCCCTCCTTGTGTGAACGTTAAAGAAGGGGATAAAGTTATTATTGGTGAATGCAGACCAATTGCGAAGTCCGTCGCGTTTGTGGTACTAGGCAAGGTAGGTGAGTAA